One part of the Pseudoalteromonas piscicida genome encodes these proteins:
- a CDS encoding TonB-dependent receptor, giving the protein MKPLGKIPFAKSTLCLSMLAASASFYATAEEQPEDGAKEQIEKITVTSRRKEETIIEIPMQVSTISAMDIADRNLVSAEDFYRTLAGAASPRGQLILRGLSGGNTAFPDTTSVFVDDVPFTFENLNDVERVEVLRGPQGTLYGSNAIGGTVRIITKKPVLDEFEFFASTQIGSEKDVDGLHRNISMGVNIPLVDDTLALRVSGNTEHERYQMVNMNTGVQGNADRGFIRSQLLWQVDPETSVTLGYAHTTFSDTGTTTGDRSTPGYYWDYSLTANEEAAYGYDVDFFKVSCPETAERPQCNAGNAPIANKGVPQKYQVWDLMDPWSDATNDLFTLNIQDDNFLDIASLTYAGSHRTYEEDSIQTAWSRLDASDMFRTWIIDHRKYERVTHQLRFQNIDVNSPLSWTIGAYYDEVEYGYDPDYQNQYHEKGDKVSALALNWWGADATQIGKDTFGNPQNNWNLTNIRDYSEELAFFADVAYEFDLGDSGSLEVNGGVRRFELKDGSHYTQEGIWATSEDNLSGEESGNRYKFSVSYRPSEEMSVYGLYSEGYRPGGNNGPLAASCEADPLAKNRKDRYTSDAIENYELGLKASVLDRKVDFSAAIYRIDWTDIKTSVYMDTCGFSYTANGGEAKSEGFEFESTARLTDDLTMSFNTSYTSSEITEDNDSISASAGDKMTMVPEWNAYLALDQNIQLFGKDAYIRGEYSFYDEYKTHFNVRDEDKTPAYSVFNLSGRIQLSDSLKLSVFVNNLFDKETATYMRARSRNANNSAAQEYINYLNGRTISLRVDYTFF; this is encoded by the coding sequence ATGAAACCACTGGGGAAGATACCATTTGCTAAGAGTACTCTCTGCCTTAGCATGCTGGCTGCATCAGCAAGCTTTTACGCAACCGCGGAAGAGCAACCAGAAGACGGTGCTAAAGAACAAATTGAAAAAATTACCGTTACCTCTCGTCGTAAAGAAGAAACCATCATAGAAATCCCAATGCAGGTTTCTACTATCTCAGCTATGGACATCGCTGATCGTAACTTAGTATCAGCAGAAGACTTTTATAGAACACTTGCAGGGGCTGCTTCTCCCAGAGGTCAACTTATTTTGCGTGGGCTGAGTGGAGGTAACACAGCATTTCCAGATACAACCAGTGTTTTTGTCGATGATGTTCCTTTCACTTTTGAAAACTTAAATGACGTAGAGCGAGTTGAGGTTTTACGAGGACCACAAGGTACACTTTATGGCTCCAATGCTATCGGTGGGACGGTGAGGATCATCACTAAAAAACCTGTACTTGATGAGTTTGAATTTTTCGCATCTACACAGATTGGAAGTGAAAAAGATGTAGATGGTCTACATCGTAATATTTCAATGGGTGTTAACATTCCACTTGTTGATGATACATTAGCACTACGTGTAAGTGGTAATACAGAACATGAACGTTACCAAATGGTTAACATGAACACAGGTGTTCAGGGTAACGCAGATCGAGGCTTTATCCGCAGCCAACTATTATGGCAAGTGGACCCAGAAACTTCAGTTACTCTCGGCTACGCACATACGACATTCAGCGACACGGGTACAACAACAGGTGACCGTTCTACACCAGGTTATTATTGGGACTACAGCTTAACTGCCAATGAGGAAGCGGCTTACGGGTATGATGTCGACTTCTTTAAAGTTTCTTGCCCTGAAACTGCAGAGCGACCTCAATGTAACGCGGGTAACGCGCCAATCGCTAACAAGGGCGTACCACAAAAATACCAAGTGTGGGACTTAATGGACCCATGGTCTGATGCCACTAATGACCTTTTCACTTTAAATATTCAGGATGATAACTTCCTAGATATTGCGTCTTTAACTTACGCAGGCTCTCACCGTACTTATGAAGAAGACAGCATTCAAACTGCATGGAGTCGCTTAGATGCTTCAGATATGTTCCGTACTTGGATCATTGACCATCGTAAATATGAGCGCGTGACTCACCAACTGCGTTTCCAAAATATTGATGTAAACTCGCCTCTATCTTGGACTATCGGCGCTTACTATGACGAAGTTGAGTACGGCTACGATCCAGACTACCAAAACCAATATCATGAAAAAGGTGACAAAGTATCTGCGTTAGCACTTAATTGGTGGGGTGCGGATGCGACACAAATTGGTAAAGATACATTTGGCAACCCGCAAAACAACTGGAACCTTACCAACATTCGTGATTACTCAGAAGAACTCGCTTTCTTCGCGGATGTTGCATACGAATTTGATTTAGGTGATTCCGGTAGCCTTGAAGTGAATGGTGGTGTACGCCGCTTTGAACTTAAAGATGGTTCTCACTACACGCAAGAAGGTATTTGGGCAACCTCTGAAGATAATCTAAGTGGTGAAGAATCAGGTAACCGCTATAAGTTCAGTGTTTCTTACCGTCCAAGTGAAGAAATGTCTGTATATGGTTTATATTCAGAAGGATATCGACCAGGTGGTAACAATGGTCCATTAGCAGCTTCATGTGAGGCCGATCCACTTGCTAAAAACCGTAAAGACCGTTACACGTCTGATGCTATCGAAAACTACGAGTTAGGCTTGAAAGCAAGCGTACTTGACAGAAAGGTTGATTTCTCAGCCGCTATCTATCGCATCGATTGGACTGATATTAAAACTTCAGTATACATGGACACGTGTGGTTTCTCATATACAGCTAACGGCGGTGAAGCTAAGTCTGAAGGTTTTGAGTTTGAGTCAACGGCTCGTTTAACTGACGACTTAACGATGTCATTCAACACGTCGTATACAAGCTCAGAGATCACAGAAGACAATGATTCTATCTCCGCAAGTGCTGGTGATAAGATGACTATGGTACCAGAATGGAATGCATACCTAGCGCTTGATCAAAATATTCAATTGTTCGGTAAAGATGCTTACATCCGAGGCGAATACTCTTTCTATGATGAATATAAAACACACTTTAATGTTCGTGATGAAGACAAAACACCAGCATATAGTGTCTTTAATTTATCAGGACGTATTCAGCTAAGTGATAGTCTAAAACTAAGTGTATTCGTTAATAACCTATTTGATAAAGAAACTGCTACCTATATGCGTGCTCGCTCTAGAAACGCCAATAATTCAGCAGCTCAAGAGTATATTAACTACCTAAATGGCCGCACAATCAGCCTACGTGTTGATTATACGTTCTTTTAA
- a CDS encoding kinase, whose protein sequence is MELAKSLIRFGIFNSKKTLVIGVSGVQGSGKSTLSYSLCKRLREVGIACKCVSLDDFYLDPEERAVLASKFHPLFQQRGLPGTHDLQLLQGVIDRFKRGEALTLPVFDKSIDRKLPKSKWREVEAGLQVLIIEGWCMGVEPQPSDELASPVNQFEQEFDKDGSFRLQVNHILCEEYQAIFSQLDSLIYLNGMSFDRVYQWRLQQEHMLKASTGKGMSDEQVRQFIQPFQRLSVWGMQSLPNIADIEVCLGEDRAVLQINTQLGE, encoded by the coding sequence ATGGAATTAGCCAAAAGTCTAATAAGGTTTGGAATATTTAATTCTAAGAAAACACTCGTTATCGGGGTTTCTGGCGTTCAGGGCTCTGGTAAATCAACGTTAAGCTATTCTCTTTGTAAACGGCTTAGGGAAGTTGGCATTGCCTGTAAGTGTGTGTCGCTTGATGATTTTTATTTAGACCCAGAAGAGCGGGCAGTGCTTGCTTCAAAGTTTCATCCGCTGTTTCAACAAAGAGGCTTGCCTGGTACTCATGATCTGCAACTATTACAAGGTGTTATAGACAGGTTTAAACGCGGCGAAGCATTAACTTTACCTGTATTTGATAAATCAATTGATAGGAAGTTGCCAAAATCAAAATGGCGAGAAGTTGAGGCGGGTTTACAGGTACTTATTATCGAGGGGTGGTGTATGGGAGTGGAGCCGCAGCCTAGCGATGAGTTAGCATCTCCCGTTAATCAATTTGAGCAAGAGTTTGATAAAGACGGTTCGTTTCGCTTACAAGTGAACCACATTTTATGTGAAGAGTATCAAGCTATTTTTTCACAATTAGATAGTCTCATTTATTTAAATGGAATGAGCTTCGACAGAGTATATCAGTGGCGCCTGCAACAAGAGCATATGCTCAAAGCATCGACTGGAAAGGGAATGAGTGATGAGCAAGTTAGACAATTCATTCAGCCATTTCAACGCCTTTCGGTATGGGGGATGCAAAGCTTACCAAACATCGCAGATATTGAAGTGTGTTTGGGTGAGGATAGAGCTGTGCTGCAAATAAACACTCAACTTGGTGAATAA
- a CDS encoding Tim44 domain-containing protein: MKHFIVLLSLVSFLFTASFNAEARKKFGSKSSGKTQQTQTTQQKQQTDTQALNAKSTTTPKSSKKGIMAGVLGGLLAGGLIAAMLGDDFEGFQFLEMILLAAAAFLIFKLVKGMLAKKQQPSYAGAPHMGGYNNTPPPQQFQNQGPIGGGFGTSSVPMNLPRDFDINGFLQGARQHYQTIQTAWNNNDFSTVSEYLSPELVEEFKREREQQGDVNTEVMFVDAELVRADTRPDVWEVSIKFSGKYRDLGDMQEEPIHEIWHLERKTTGDAPWLIVGVEELAA, encoded by the coding sequence ATGAAACATTTCATTGTGTTACTTTCCCTTGTTTCTTTTTTATTTACAGCCAGTTTTAATGCTGAAGCAAGAAAGAAGTTTGGTAGTAAGAGCTCAGGAAAAACCCAGCAAACACAAACAACCCAACAAAAGCAGCAAACTGATACACAAGCATTAAATGCAAAATCGACTACGACACCTAAGTCGAGTAAAAAAGGCATTATGGCCGGTGTACTTGGCGGATTACTAGCCGGTGGTCTAATTGCCGCAATGCTTGGCGATGATTTTGAAGGATTTCAATTCCTTGAAATGATTTTGCTTGCCGCTGCTGCCTTTTTAATCTTCAAATTGGTTAAAGGCATGCTTGCAAAAAAACAGCAGCCAAGTTATGCCGGTGCGCCGCACATGGGTGGCTACAACAATACGCCACCACCACAACAATTTCAAAACCAAGGACCAATTGGCGGTGGTTTTGGCACAAGTAGCGTGCCTATGAATCTGCCTAGAGATTTTGATATCAACGGCTTTTTACAAGGCGCAAGGCAGCATTATCAAACCATTCAAACCGCTTGGAATAACAACGACTTTTCGACGGTTTCTGAATACTTGAGTCCAGAGTTGGTTGAAGAGTTCAAACGTGAGCGAGAGCAGCAAGGCGACGTTAACACTGAAGTGATGTTTGTTGATGCTGAGTTAGTCCGTGCAGATACACGCCCTGACGTTTGGGAAGTTAGCATTAAGTTTAGTGGCAAATATCGTGACCTCGGCGACATGCAAGAAGAACCTATCCACGAAATATGGCACTTAGAGCGTAAAACGACGGGGGATGCACCCTGGTTAATCGTTGGTGTTGAAGAGCTAGCGGCCTAA
- a CDS encoding DUF3379 family protein — protein MDELEFRRRLVADPHDEEVKKQAEQQPELQALVEEMQAFDDFLGKSLDIDVPEGLADKIIAKQKELETEEHKVVKMSWFRRATAPFAIAASVFFAAVVFYFGGFGHPVDTGEHALAHVYYEENALQKQETVSLQTVNEKLAMFGGKFDNLPGKVVYATFCNFKGQKSLHLVMQSEFGPLTVFVVPAGQQSTIDGKDSFGDSRFEGLIAHDGKANTILVANRGTPIETFQSEVTSSLRWL, from the coding sequence ATGGATGAACTCGAATTTCGACGCCGCCTAGTTGCTGATCCTCATGATGAAGAGGTCAAGAAACAGGCCGAACAGCAACCGGAGTTGCAAGCACTGGTCGAAGAAATGCAAGCTTTCGACGATTTCTTGGGAAAATCACTCGATATTGATGTGCCTGAGGGGTTGGCTGATAAGATAATTGCAAAGCAAAAGGAGCTTGAAACGGAAGAACACAAAGTAGTGAAAATGTCTTGGTTTAGACGCGCTACTGCACCATTTGCGATTGCCGCCAGTGTATTTTTTGCCGCCGTGGTCTTTTACTTTGGTGGTTTTGGACACCCTGTCGATACCGGTGAACATGCGCTTGCTCATGTGTATTACGAAGAAAATGCACTGCAAAAGCAAGAAACAGTGTCACTGCAAACCGTGAACGAGAAGCTCGCGATGTTTGGGGGTAAGTTCGACAACTTACCGGGTAAAGTGGTTTACGCGACATTTTGTAATTTTAAAGGCCAAAAAAGCCTTCACCTGGTTATGCAATCCGAGTTTGGTCCACTCACGGTTTTTGTCGTGCCAGCTGGTCAACAAAGTACGATTGACGGCAAAGATAGTTTTGGTGATAGCCGCTTTGAAGGCTTGATTGCTCATGATGGTAAAGCCAACACCATACTGGTGGCAAACCGAGGTACGCCGATTGAAACCTTCCAATCAGAAGTGACAAGCTCACTACGCTGGTTATAA
- a CDS encoding sigma-70 family RNA polymerase sigma factor, translated as MASKQHHYESLVRMYHKELYKFAYWLSGDPTIAEDLVQETFLRAWRALDSLQDENAAKPWLLTILRRENARRFERKQFDYAEVEQDTLVDDTSSALDDTMEQTVVQRQIANLAPEYREPLLLQVVMGCSGDEIADILELNKNTVMTRLYRARNQLKDALTTEYKPIKGASN; from the coding sequence ATGGCCAGTAAACAACATCACTACGAGTCACTGGTTCGGATGTACCATAAAGAGCTATATAAGTTCGCTTATTGGTTGTCTGGCGATCCGACAATAGCAGAAGACTTAGTACAAGAAACTTTTTTGCGGGCTTGGCGCGCACTCGATTCATTGCAAGATGAAAATGCAGCAAAGCCTTGGTTATTAACTATTTTAAGACGAGAGAATGCACGTCGTTTTGAGCGCAAGCAATTTGACTATGCGGAGGTTGAACAAGATACGCTGGTCGACGATACCAGTTCGGCTTTGGACGATACAATGGAGCAAACCGTTGTGCAACGACAAATAGCCAACTTAGCACCAGAATATCGTGAACCACTGCTACTGCAAGTGGTGATGGGATGCTCTGGGGATGAAATCGCCGATATACTTGAGCTGAATAAAAACACGGTGATGACAAGGTTATACCGTGCTCGCAACCAGCTAAAAGACGCTTTAACGACTGAATATAAACCAATAAAGGGGGCATCAAACTGA
- a CDS encoding IS1182 family transposase has product MLKDKTPQQYELEMVAIDQLVPKDHLVRLIDLAIDFEFIRDEVAHLYCKNNGRPAVDPVRMFKILFLGYLFGIQSERRLIKEIQVNVAYRWFLGMGLTEDVIHHSTLSQNRIKRFKDSNIYQSIFDNIVRQAMKQKLIGGYSLFADSTHLKANANKKRYDIEDLKVSPSVYVEQLNEAVLQDREDEGKKPLKCKEETTCTKPTKVSRTDPDSGFMVRDEKPKGFFYLDHRIVDGKHGIIVDTHATAGNVHDSQPIISRLDRALDTFALNPIAVGLDAGYFTAAVCHNLEERQLVGVLGYRRPNKKKGYFAKREYQYQADTDTYLCPQGETLIYKTTSRTGYRHYHSDPSKCGRCPVRNQCTASKNQTKVITRHVWQSSVENANAIRLSDWGKKLYRRRAETVERSFADAKQHHGHRYCRYRGLSKVTAQCLLAAACQNMKKMALMAAH; this is encoded by the coding sequence ATGCTTAAAGACAAAACCCCTCAGCAATATGAACTAGAAATGGTCGCTATCGACCAATTGGTTCCAAAAGACCATTTAGTTCGCCTGATTGACCTTGCGATTGATTTCGAATTCATCCGCGATGAAGTCGCCCATCTCTACTGTAAAAACAATGGTCGCCCAGCGGTTGACCCAGTGCGAATGTTCAAGATTTTATTTCTTGGATACCTGTTTGGCATTCAAAGCGAGCGTCGCTTGATTAAGGAAATCCAAGTCAATGTCGCATATCGTTGGTTTTTAGGTATGGGACTAACTGAAGATGTCATCCACCACTCGACGCTAAGCCAAAACCGCATAAAGCGCTTTAAAGACAGCAATATTTATCAATCCATCTTCGATAACATTGTCCGCCAAGCGATGAAACAAAAACTCATAGGTGGCTATAGCTTATTTGCTGACAGTACACACCTCAAAGCCAATGCCAATAAAAAGCGCTATGACATAGAAGACTTAAAAGTCAGTCCTTCAGTGTATGTAGAGCAATTGAACGAAGCAGTACTGCAAGACCGGGAGGATGAAGGAAAAAAGCCCCTGAAGTGTAAGGAAGAAACAACTTGCACAAAACCAACCAAAGTCAGCCGCACCGACCCAGATAGCGGGTTTATGGTACGGGATGAAAAGCCAAAAGGGTTCTTCTATCTAGACCATCGAATTGTGGATGGTAAACACGGCATTATTGTTGATACACACGCCACCGCAGGCAATGTCCATGACTCACAACCTATTATCAGTCGACTCGACAGAGCGCTCGATACCTTTGCACTCAACCCTATCGCGGTTGGGCTAGATGCAGGCTATTTTACCGCCGCGGTATGCCACAATCTGGAAGAAAGGCAATTAGTTGGCGTGCTGGGGTATCGAAGACCAAATAAAAAGAAAGGCTACTTCGCCAAACGTGAGTATCAATATCAAGCCGATACAGATACTTACCTGTGCCCGCAAGGTGAAACTCTAATCTACAAAACAACAAGCCGAACAGGCTATCGTCACTATCATTCCGACCCGAGCAAATGTGGACGCTGTCCAGTCAGAAATCAATGTACAGCCAGTAAAAATCAAACCAAAGTTATAACGCGGCATGTTTGGCAATCGAGCGTAGAAAACGCCAATGCGATTAGGCTGAGCGACTGGGGTAAAAAGCTCTATCGACGACGAGCCGAAACGGTGGAAAGAAGCTTCGCTGATGCGAAACAACATCATGGACATCGCTACTGCAGATATAGAGGTCTGTCAAAAGTGACCGCGCAGTGCTTGTTAGCAGCGGCATGTCAAAATATGAAGAAAATGGCGCTCATGGCTGCACACTAG
- a CDS encoding BatD family protein — protein MVKRILFFLSLLILSQTSLALDNLTASVDKNPVLAGEYFTLSIIAEGKVKGTIPDVSVLSNDFITSPVNTSSRTSIINGSVSSSTTWQMQLVARTPGTYTIPALEVDGETTQPIAIKVVARDDEQQSEDIFVKTELKTKNLYVQQAALYTVKLYVGKELLDGQLSAPISDGANFTQLGKANEEYEVIDGRRYMVLTREYMIQPQKSGDFSIEPPIFNGQIRDGYRRMATSAVGNTIDFSVSPIPANAADNWLPSEYLNFSEEWQPKDTEFMVGTPITRTLTLTAVGVTKEQLPDIQLEDVNGFRIYPDASERKQITRDGKVISQLTISFAYLPQLAGDFTLPEVKLPWFNTITKREEFATLPSKSVGVIHDPNQPALPQTAPIPQPLSSPSVNPSTATQTNVITEQVIPQWMWGLAAFGYALWLITLLIWRLRAKPATNSVVNTVTNENPAPFISFAEAVKQDNPAGFYQALLRYTKQQNITMTQWLALQPSSLRAQVQTLQSSLYGGNSAKVDLSQLYGEIKTSVKSTVHANKSQNLGNLYQ, from the coding sequence ATGGTAAAACGCATTCTATTTTTTCTGTCTTTGTTGATATTAAGCCAAACATCGTTGGCTTTGGATAATCTCACAGCCAGCGTAGACAAAAACCCGGTGCTCGCAGGTGAATATTTCACGTTGTCGATTATCGCTGAGGGCAAAGTCAAAGGCACCATTCCTGATGTTTCTGTGCTTAGTAACGACTTTATCACCAGCCCGGTGAATACCAGCTCAAGAACCAGTATCATTAATGGTAGCGTTTCAAGCTCCACTACCTGGCAAATGCAGCTCGTTGCTCGCACGCCGGGTACTTACACCATTCCTGCGTTAGAAGTAGATGGTGAAACGACCCAGCCGATTGCAATCAAAGTTGTCGCTCGTGATGATGAGCAGCAAAGTGAAGATATATTCGTAAAAACCGAACTCAAGACAAAAAATCTCTATGTTCAACAGGCTGCACTTTATACCGTTAAGCTCTATGTAGGAAAAGAACTACTAGATGGCCAACTAAGTGCCCCAATCTCAGATGGTGCTAATTTCACACAATTGGGCAAAGCCAATGAAGAATACGAAGTTATTGACGGTCGACGCTACATGGTGCTCACTCGCGAATATATGATCCAACCACAAAAAAGTGGTGACTTCAGCATAGAGCCGCCGATCTTCAACGGCCAGATCAGAGATGGCTATCGTAGAATGGCGACTTCTGCGGTTGGCAATACCATTGACTTTTCAGTATCTCCAATCCCAGCTAACGCTGCTGATAACTGGCTACCCAGTGAATATTTGAATTTTTCTGAAGAATGGCAGCCCAAAGATACCGAGTTTATGGTTGGGACGCCCATCACGCGAACACTAACACTCACTGCAGTTGGTGTTACTAAAGAGCAGCTTCCTGACATTCAGCTTGAAGACGTTAATGGCTTTAGAATCTATCCAGACGCATCAGAGCGTAAGCAAATTACCCGAGATGGTAAAGTCATCTCACAGTTAACCATTTCATTTGCTTACCTACCGCAACTTGCCGGAGATTTTACTCTGCCCGAAGTAAAACTACCTTGGTTTAACACCATCACTAAACGTGAAGAGTTTGCGACATTACCAAGTAAGTCTGTCGGCGTGATTCATGACCCAAATCAGCCAGCCTTACCACAGACCGCTCCAATCCCGCAGCCGCTTTCAAGTCCAAGCGTAAATCCATCAACGGCTACGCAAACCAACGTGATCACAGAGCAAGTTATCCCGCAATGGATGTGGGGACTCGCCGCTTTTGGATACGCATTATGGTTAATAACATTACTAATATGGCGTCTAAGAGCAAAACCGGCCACAAACTCAGTAGTAAATACGGTCACTAATGAAAATCCAGCTCCTTTTATTTCGTTTGCAGAAGCGGTTAAGCAAGATAACCCAGCGGGCTTTTATCAAGCGCTACTGCGCTACACCAAACAACAAAATATCACCATGACACAATGGCTCGCACTTCAACCCAGCTCATTGCGAGCACAAGTACAAACACTGCAAAGCTCGTTGTATGGGGGCAATAGTGCAAAAGTAGACTTGTCTCAACTATATGGTGAAATTAAAACCAGTGTAAAAAGCACAGTTCACGCAAATAAAAGCCAAAATTTAGGCAATCTATATCAATAA
- a CDS encoding VWA domain-containing protein, with protein MMEFEFIRPYLLWLLIPWVIYSALQWSKKFNQKSAQLIAPHLMKVVMGADGQKHQKQSNSWLGIVFFLLAIIAVAGPSIEKQEVPVFKTQAPRVLVLDMSYSMYSTDLAPNRLTQARFKTLDMLKLFKEGETGLVAYAGDAFTVSPLTTDVTTLENLIPSLRPEIMPSKGSNVYAGIEEAVSLLTGASATYGDIILVTDGLEQEDAEDVQKLLSDSPFKLSIYALGTAQGAPIKLPEGGFLKDQYGQIVVPKLFPTRLEKLARVKGGKFASYTADSSDIETFKPNLGANTSVLKRDQESAKWRVDAGMYLLIVLIPLALLLVRNHAVMLSALVVFAMLPQQKALANEWTQWFKNSDQNALQAYQNEAFDEAALADNPVLRGAALYKAGDYEGAVKTLEQTSSAEGQYNLGNALALLGKLDDAISAYEKALSLDPEFTQAKDNKALVEALKDQQEQQDQQGQQDQQGQQDQQGQQDQQGQQDQQGQQDHKVSTAGPTRSARPTRSAGPTRSAGPTRSARPTRSARPTRSAGPARSAGPTRSARPTRSARPTESTSRKWVKTKQQRARARCCPPRPASS; from the coding sequence ATGATGGAATTTGAATTTATTCGCCCATATCTGCTTTGGTTGCTTATTCCTTGGGTGATATACAGTGCATTGCAATGGTCTAAAAAGTTCAATCAAAAATCAGCGCAACTTATCGCACCGCACCTGATGAAGGTGGTGATGGGAGCCGATGGTCAAAAACACCAAAAACAAAGTAACTCTTGGCTTGGTATTGTGTTCTTTTTGTTGGCCATTATTGCGGTTGCAGGGCCAAGTATCGAAAAACAAGAAGTACCGGTTTTTAAAACTCAGGCACCTAGAGTGTTAGTGCTGGATATGTCTTATTCTATGTACTCAACCGATCTCGCGCCAAACCGTTTAACACAAGCGAGATTTAAGACTTTAGACATGCTCAAGCTCTTTAAAGAAGGCGAAACGGGTTTAGTTGCCTATGCAGGCGATGCTTTTACCGTGTCACCACTCACAACGGATGTCACCACTCTTGAGAATTTGATCCCGAGCCTTCGTCCAGAGATCATGCCCTCAAAAGGCTCTAACGTATATGCAGGCATCGAAGAAGCCGTTAGCTTGTTAACAGGTGCAAGTGCAACCTATGGTGACATTATTTTGGTAACCGATGGACTTGAACAAGAAGACGCAGAAGATGTACAAAAGCTTCTTTCTGACAGCCCATTTAAGCTGAGTATCTATGCCTTAGGTACGGCGCAAGGCGCACCAATCAAATTACCTGAAGGCGGCTTTTTAAAAGACCAATATGGTCAGATAGTCGTGCCAAAGTTATTCCCGACTCGACTTGAAAAACTGGCTAGAGTAAAAGGTGGAAAATTTGCCAGCTATACTGCTGACAGCAGTGACATAGAGACATTTAAACCTAATTTGGGTGCAAATACATCGGTGCTTAAACGCGACCAAGAAAGTGCTAAGTGGCGAGTAGATGCGGGAATGTATCTGCTGATTGTACTTATCCCACTTGCACTGCTATTGGTTCGAAATCACGCAGTTATGCTCAGTGCTTTGGTTGTTTTTGCGATGTTGCCGCAGCAAAAAGCACTGGCGAATGAATGGACACAGTGGTTTAAAAATAGCGACCAAAACGCGCTGCAGGCCTACCAAAATGAAGCGTTCGATGAAGCAGCGCTTGCCGATAATCCGGTACTAAGAGGTGCAGCCCTTTATAAAGCCGGAGATTACGAAGGAGCGGTAAAAACACTCGAACAAACAAGCTCAGCAGAAGGCCAATACAATTTAGGCAATGCGCTAGCACTGCTTGGTAAGTTAGACGACGCAATTTCTGCCTACGAAAAAGCCTTGTCCTTAGATCCTGAGTTTACGCAAGCGAAGGATAATAAAGCGTTAGTCGAAGCGTTAAAGGATCAGCAAGAGCAGCAAGACCAACAAGGTCAGCAAGACCAACAAGGTCAGCAAGACCAACAAGGTCAGCAAGACCAACAAGGTCAGCAAGACCAACAAGGTCAGCAAGACCACAAGGTCAGCACAGCAGGACCAACAAGGTCAGCAAGACCAACAAGGTCAGCAGGACCAACAAGGTCAGCAGGACCAACAAGGTCAGCAAGACCAACAAGGTCAGCAAGACCAACAAGGTCAGCAGGACCAGCAAGGTCAGCAGGACCAACAAGGTCAGCAAGACCAACAAGGTCAGCAAGACCAACAGAATCCACAAGCAGGAAGTGGGTCAAAACAAAACAACAACGAGCCAGAGCTAGATGCTGCCCGCCAAGACCAGCAAGCAGCTGA